A section of the Deinococcus taeanensis genome encodes:
- a CDS encoding succinate dehydrogenase iron-sulfur subunit: MTQTHAQASSAPVSASVPMLQLKVKVLRFDPEKDKKAHWSTYDVEAQPGDRVLDVINHIKWYLEPSLTFRRSCMHGICGSDAMLINGRNRLACKTLVRDVAKNGGTITVEPIRGLKVEKDLLVDMDPFFDSYKAIMPYFINESPAPAAERIQSEEHAERMAHSSNCILCACCTTSCPIFWVNGSYLGPAAIVQAHRFIFDSRDEATHQRLAIMNQNTGVWRCRTAYNCTEACPRDIPITQLIEEVKRAVMYAQS, encoded by the coding sequence ATGACCCAGACCCATGCACAAGCCAGCAGCGCGCCCGTCAGCGCGAGCGTGCCCATGCTGCAACTGAAAGTCAAAGTCCTGCGCTTCGATCCTGAAAAGGACAAGAAAGCCCACTGGAGCACGTACGACGTGGAAGCCCAGCCGGGCGACCGCGTGCTGGACGTCATCAACCACATCAAGTGGTACCTGGAGCCCAGCCTCACGTTCCGCCGCTCGTGCATGCACGGCATCTGCGGCAGTGACGCCATGCTCATCAACGGCCGCAACCGCCTGGCGTGCAAGACACTGGTGCGGGACGTGGCGAAAAACGGCGGGACCATCACCGTGGAACCCATCCGGGGCCTGAAGGTCGAAAAGGACCTGCTGGTCGACATGGATCCGTTCTTCGACTCGTACAAGGCGATCATGCCGTACTTCATCAACGAGTCTCCGGCGCCCGCCGCGGAACGCATCCAGTCCGAGGAGCATGCCGAGCGCATGGCCCACTCGAGCAACTGCATTCTGTGCGCGTGCTGCACCACCTCCTGCCCGATCTTCTGGGTGAACGGCTCCTACCTTGGGCCGGCGGCGATCGTGCAGGCGCACCGGTTCATCTTCGACAGCCGTGACGAGGCCACCCACCAGCGTCTGGCGATCATGAACCAGAACACCGGCGTGTGGCGCTGCCGCACGGCGTACAACTGCACTGAAGCGTGCCCGCGCGACATCCCGATCACGCAGCTGATCGAGGAAGTCAAACGCGCCGTGATGTACGCCCAGTCCTGA